From Coffea arabica cultivar ET-39 chromosome 2e, Coffea Arabica ET-39 HiFi, whole genome shotgun sequence, the proteins below share one genomic window:
- the LOC140036172 gene encoding uncharacterized protein: MTKSQDEVLKKDLSELGNVVKVLEHRQEGTERTLKNLDQKYESMMSMMAKLNGKDKDAESSSSIAGPKKRETQGEGHGRSDWKENRSYTRVPKMELPNFTGDNPREWIRKAIKYFKINGVEENMKTEIAELYLRDRVDTWFHGAFSGREVIPWTELATALCERFGEGAPEEAIEEFNKLRQEGSVADYLEKFELLKAVVMPSLPHLADSYYKACFLSGSKEEIVNVVKIAKPLTLANAIESHIHLLLVNDESEDSVSIEREKEAESDVFCDCIEGKLEEEHIEVSLARSLRLISSGPSLVVKGYEFQHQFNTLKLEGCDMVLGVDWLARFSPIEFDFKGLSVRFKKGKQQVELKEEGNQVQLRLIKGSRLHKWARKQAYGILAQLRTVTDVVPEAETISPEMEGIRPYRCPYVQKTEIEKLVQEILGNGIIQLSNSPFASPVLLVKKKDGTWRFCVDYRQLNELTVKSKYPIPLIDELLDELNGSKYFTKIDLRAGYFQIRVKAEDIPKTAFRTHQGLYEFKVMPFGLTNAPITFQGLMNHVFQKQLRKSVLVVFDDILIYSSSLQEHLKHVAEVLNILRGHQLYAKRSKCAFAQAQVEYLRHIISEDGVKADPEKIEGMVKWPRPENVKQLTGFLGLTGYYRRFVRGYGSIAKPLTALLKNDSFQWGAEAEEAF, encoded by the exons ATGACTAAGTCACAGGATGAAGTGTTGAAGAAGGATCTGTCTGAGCTAGGCAATGTGGTCAAGGTACTAGAACACAGGCAAGAAGGTACAGAAAGGACCCTTAAAAATCTGGATCAAAAATATGAGAGTATGATGTCTATGATGGCCAAGTTGAATGGCAAAGACAAGGATGCAGAAAGTAGCAGTTCAATAGCAGGTCCcaagaaaagagaaacacaAGGGGAAGGCCATGGCAGATCAGATTGGAAGGAGAACAGATCTTATACCAGAGTGCCTAAGATGGAGCTGCCTAACTtcacaggagataatccaagaGAATGGATCCGTAAGGCTATCAAGTATTTCAAGATCAATGGAGTGGAGGAAAACATGAAGACTGAGATTGCTGAGTTGTACCTGAGAGACAGGGTTGATACCTGGTTCCATGGAGCATTCAGTGGCAGGGAAGTCATTCCATGGACTGAACTTGCCACTGCATTATGTGAAAGATTTGGTGAAGGCGCTCCAGAGGAAGCCATTGAAGAATTCAACAAACTAAGGCAGGAAGGGTCTGTAGCAGACTACCTGGAAAAGTTTGAGCTACTCAAAGCAGTGGTAATGCCTTCCCTCCCTCATTTGGCTGATTCTTATTACAAAGCATGCTTCTTAAGTGGCTCGAAGGAGGAGATAGTTAATGTGGTCAAAATAGCCAAGCCCCTAACTCTGGCTAATGCAATAGAA TCTCACATTCACCTTTTACTAGTCAATGATGAAAGTGAGGACTCTGTATCTATTGAGAGGGAAAAGGAGGCTGAATCTGATGTGTTCTGTGATTGCATTGAGGGTAAATTGGAGGAGGAACACATAGAAGTTTCT CTGGCCAGGAGCCTGAGACTAATCAGCAGTGGACCTTCCCTGGTAGTCAAG GGATATGAGTTTCAACACCAGTTCAACACTCTGAAGTTGGAGGGATGTGATATGGTATTAGGAGTGGACTGGCTTGCCAGGTTCAGCCCCATAGAATTTGACTTCAAGGGGCTGAGTGTGAGGTTCaaaaaagggaaacaacaagTGGAGTTGAAGGAAGAGGGTAATCAGGTGCAATTGAGACTGATAAAAGGGAGTAGACTGCACAAGTGGGCTAGGAAACAAGCCTATGGGATCTTGGCTCAGCTAAGAACAGTAACTGATGTGGTACCAGAAGCTGAGACCATTTCCCCAGAAATGGAAGGG ATCAGACCTTACAGATGCCCCTATGTCCAAAAGACTGAAATTGAGAAACTGGTGCAAGAAATATTAGGAAATGGCATCATTCAGCTTAGTAACAGCCCTTTTGCATCCCCTGTCCTGCTTGTAAAAAAGAAGGATGGCACTTGGAGGTTCTGTGTAGACTATAGACAATTGAATGAGCTGACAGTTAAAAGCAAATACCCAATACCCCTTATTGATGAGCTTTTGGATGAGTTGAATGGTTCCAAGTATTTCACCAAGATAGACCTGAGGGCAGGGTATTTCCAAATCAGAGTCAAGGCCgaagacatacctaagactgcatTCAGAACTCATCAGGGGCTCTATGAGTTCAAggtgatgccatttgggctgACCAATGCCCCTATTACCTTCCAGGGCTTAATGAATCATGTGTTCCAAAAGCAGCTGAGGAAGTCAGTACTGGTAGTCTTTGATGACATCCTAATATACAGCTCAAGTTTACAGGAGCATCTGAAACATGTTGCAGAAGTTCTGAACATCCTCAGGGGGCACCAGCTATATGCCAAGAGGAGCAAATGTGCTTTTGCTCAGGCACAAGTAGAATACTTGAGGCATATCATCTCAGAAGATGGGGTGAAAGCTGACCCTGAGAAGATTGAGGGTATGGTGAAGTGGCCTAGACCAGAGAATGTAAAACAGCTGACGGGATTCCTAGGCCTGACTGGATATTATAGAAGATTTGTCAGGGGGTATGGCAGTATAGCCAAGCCTTTGACTGCACTGTTGAAAAAT